From one Haloferax marinisediminis genomic stretch:
- a CDS encoding HalOD1 output domain-containing protein — MDDQLDTNAGSVVTISADRYEEVAVAITSAVATAKELSPLELPPLADIGVDPEALDTLFEPSHDPSRRFTFHYAGLLVSLFGDGTITVSQVDD; from the coding sequence CGAACGCTGGGTCCGTGGTAACCATCTCGGCCGACCGTTACGAAGAGGTAGCCGTTGCTATCACCTCTGCTGTCGCAACGGCGAAAGAACTCAGTCCCCTCGAACTCCCACCGCTGGCAGATATTGGAGTGGACCCTGAGGCTCTCGATACATTATTTGAACCCTCCCACGACCCGTCTCGACGTTTCACGTTTCACTATGCCGGATTGCTCGTTTCGTTATTTGGAGACGGAACGATTACCGTGAGTCAAGTCGACGACTGA